GGGTGTTGGCGGTCGGCTCGTGCCAGTAGACGGGCGCCTCGCGACGGTGCACCGCAAACAGATCGTGCGGAAACCCGTTGGCGAAATTGTCGAGGTCGGTGAAGTCGATCTCGGCCAGCGCACCCGCCACTGAGGTCACAGGATGGCGCCCGACGTGTATTTGGCCGCCTCCGGATACCGGCTGACCAACTCGCCCACCGCCTCGACGACGCGGTCGACCTGATCGCCCGCCGCACCCGTGAACGCCTGCTTGTCCGCCAGTGCTGCGTCGAGCGACATCCGGTCCAACGGCAGTCGCGGGTCTGCGGCCAGCCGGTCCAGCAGGTCGGGCTCCTGGCCCTTCTCCCGCATCGCCAGCGCCACCGCGACGGCATGTTCCTTGATCACCTCGTGCGCCGTCTCCCGGCCGACGCCTGCGCGCACCGCTGCGATCAGGATCCGCGTCGTCGCCAGGAACGGCAGATACCGGTCGAGCTCGCGCTGAATCACCGCCGGATAGGCGCCGAACTCGTCGAGCACGGTCAGAAAGGTCTCCGTCTGCCCGTCGATCGCGAAGAACGCGTCGGGCAACGCCACCCGCCGCACCACCGAGCAGAAGACGTCGCCCTCGTTCCACTGCGCGCCCGCGAGCTCGGCTGCCATCGACGCGTAACCGCGCAGCACCACCTGCAGCCCGTTGACACGTTCGCACGAGCGCGTATTCATCTTGTGCGGCATCGCCGACGAGCCGACCTGGCCGGGCGCGAAACCCTCCGTCACCAGTTCGTGGCCCGCCATCAGCCTGATCGTGTGCGCCATCGACGACGGTCCCGCACCGGCCTGCACGAGAGCCGACACGACATCATGGTCCAACGATCGTGGGTAGACCTGGCCGACGCTGGTGAAAATGTCTGTGAAGCCGAGGAATTCGGCGACGCGCCGCTCCAGATCGGCCAGTCTCGACGTGTCGCCGGAGAGCAGGTCGAGCATGTCCTGTGCGGTGCCCATCGGACCCTTGATGCCGCGCAGCGGATACCGGTCGATGAGTTCACGTATCCGGGTCAACGCGACCAGAAGCTCCTCGGCGGCCGACGCGAACCGCTTGCCCAACGTCGTCGCCTGCGCGGCGACGTTGTGCGAACGTCCCGCCATCACCAAGTCGCGATAGACGACGGCACGCTCGGCGAGCCGAGCCACCACCGCGACACCGTGCGAGAACACCAGTTCCAGGGAGCGACGGATCTGCAGCTGCTCGACGTTCTCCGTCAGGTCGCGAGACGTCATGCCCTTGTGCACGTGCTCGTGGCCCGCCAGCGCGTTGAACTCCTCGATGCGCGCCTTGACGTCGTGGCGGGTGACCCGCTCGCGCGCCGCGATCGACGCGAGGTCGACGTTCTCGAGCACCCGCTCGTAGTCCTCGACCACGCCCGCGGGGACATCGACGCCCAACTCGGCCTGCGCTTTCAGCACCGCCAGCCACAGTCGCCGCTCGGCCACGACCTTGGCCTCCGGCGACCAGATGGCCACCATCTCATCGCTGGCGTATCGATTGGCCAGCACATTCGGGATCGACACAAACACACAGCTTACGGCCCCGGTAAGGCAGTCTTGCCGTATGTACTTCGTTGGGCTCGATCTCGCATGGGGTGAGAAGAACCAGACCGGTGTTGCCGCCATCGACGCCGACGGCAGGCTGCTGCACGTCGGGGCCGCCGGGGACGACAACAGCATCATCGCCGCGATCGCGCCCTATACCGGCGACGCGTGCCTGGTGGGTATCGACGCTCCCCTGATCGTCAAGAACGCGACGGGACACCGTCCCGCCGAGGCCGCCTACAACCGCGATTTCCAGCGCTTCGAGGCCGGCGCGCGCCCGGCCTTCACCGACAAGCCCGAGTTCAAGCATCCCCGTGGCGCGCGGATCGCCGAAGCGCTCGGTCTCGACCTGGACCCCTCGTCGGATGCGACCAGGCGGGCGATCGAGGTCTTCCCGCATCCCGCGTCGATCGTCCTGTTCAATCTCACCAAGACCCTCAAGTACAAGCGTGGACCGTTCGACGAGCGCAAGGCTGCGCTGCTGACGTTGATGACCCATATCGAGGGTCTCGACGCGGCCACTCCGAGGTTGCGCGTCAATCGCAACGTCGCGTGGGTTGCACTGCGTAAGCGAGTCGAGGCGGCCACCCGGCCGTCACAGCTGGACCGCGACGAGGATCCCGTCGACGCGGTCATCTGCGCCTACGTGTGCTTTTACTGGTACGACAGACCCGAAGACGTCACCATCTACGGCGACGCCGAAAGCGGCTACATCGTCACCCCGACGCTGCCTGGCGACCGTGTCAGGAAGCCGAATCAGGCCGCAGCACAACCGGGTTCGGACGATATCGTCACGCGGCTCGAGCAGGTGCAACAGATGATCGAGCGGGCTCAGCGTGAGCTCACCGCGATCCGCCGACAGCTCGGAGGCTAGTCCGGCAGCTCGGCAAGCTGCGTGGGATCGGTGATGCCCTTCTGCTTGATCCCGAGTTGCTTGTTGATCAGCAGAGTGATTCCGAACAGCACGATGCCGATCACCAGCAGGATCCCGGCGAGCAGGTACTGGGTTCCCGGACGGCCGGACAGCGGTGTCACGAGATAGAGCGAGGCGATGAAGCCGATCACCGGCAACGCCGTCGGAGTCTTGAAGTGGCCGCCGGCCTGCTTGACGTCGCGACGCAGTACCAGCACCGCGACGTTGACCATTGCGAACACCGCAAGCAGCAGAAGGGAAGTCGTGCCACCCAGCACTGAAATCGCCGAATCACTGGCGAACGCGGACACGTAGAAGATCAATCCGAACGCGATCGTCGTGGTGAACAGAATGGCCACCCACGGGGTGCGTCGGGTCTTGTGCACCGACCCCAGGACGGGGGGCAGGACATGTTGGCGCGCCATACCGTAGATCAGCCTGCTGGCCATCAGCATGTTGATCAACGCGGTGTTCGACACGGCGAACATCGTGATGAATGGAAAGAACGTGCCTATCGGCAAGCCCGGCGCCGCGGCCTCGACCACGTCGACCAGCGGTGTCTTGCTCGCCGTGAGTTCGCCGATCGGCACCAGCGCCACCGCGATGATCGACACCAGCACGTAGACGATGCCCGCGATGGTCAGGCCGCTCAGCAGAACTTTGGGGAAGATCCGCACCGGATCCTTGGTCTCCTCGGCCATGTTGACCGAGTCCTCGAATCCGACCATCGCGAAGAAGGCCAACGAGGTCGCTGCGGTGACGGCGACGAAAGTGCTTCGCTCATCCTCATTTTCGAACAGGATGATGCGGGAGAAGTCGAGGTTGTCGCCGCCCTGGGTAAATGCCCACAGCCCGACCACGATGACCAACAGCAAGCCGGTGATCTCGATGATCGTCAAACCGACATTGAGCTTGACACTTTCGCTGACACCGCGGAGGTTGACCGCGGCCAGCCCGGCCATGAACAGCAAGGCAATGGTCGCGATTCCGACCTTGCCCCAGTCCAGTCCGAAGCCCTTGATCAGGTTGGACGCGAATGCCTGCGACGCGGTGGATGCCGAGGTGATGCCCGAGCACATCACGACGAAGGCGACGATGAAGGTGAAGAAGTGGATGCCGAATGCCTTGTGCGCGTAGAGCGCTGCGCCCGCCGCCTGCGGATACTTGGTCACCAGCTCCAGATATGAGAACGCGGTGATGGTCGCGATCACAAAGGCGAGCAGGAACGGCAGCCACGCCGCACCGCCGACCTCGCCGGCCACCTGCCCGGTGAGCGCATAGACGCCGGTGCCGAGGATGTCGCCGACGACGAACAACAAAAGTAGTCCCGGGCCCATCACCCGTTTCAGTTCCGGCTGCCCCTCCGCAGTTTCCGGCTTTGTCACGATGCGCCTCCTGCCAGTCCTAGGTGAACTGCATTGTTCCGGTCATCGATGAAACCGCGTCGAGGAATCGCGTAACCAGTTCGGGATCCTCGGTGCGCTGCCAGCCGAACGTCGTTGGCCGCTGGGCCCTGTCGTGCCAGAAATGACCCGGTTCAGATTCGGGTCGGGTGGCGACCAGCCACACCGCAGTGTCTGCACCGTCTGAAGTATCGCGCAGCAGTGGGCGTGTCACCACTCGAAACACCGGTAATGCTCCGGCGACGCCGGGGGTCTCGACCCAACCTGGGTGCATGCTCTCGACCCGAATGTCAGAACCCGAGAGCCTGTGCGCCCACGCCTCGGCGAGCGTCACCTGCATCCGCTTGGTTCGCGCGTACACCCGAACACCGTTGTAATCACCGGATTTCGATTCCATGTCGTCGACCGAAAGCGGCGAGGTGTACATACCTCCCGAGGACATGAAAACGACCGACGCGCCATGGGCATCCCGCAGCAACGGCAACAGTTGCTCGGTCATGAGGTGCGGCCCCAGGACGTGGCAAGCCAATTGGGTTTCGTGACCCTGAGGCGTCTCGATGCGCTCCTTCGGCATCGCACCGGCGTTGTGAACCAACCCGTGGAGTTCTTCGATGCGACCGGAAAGGTCTTCGCACCATGCCCGCACGGCGTCCAGATCGGAGACATCGCAGACTTCTTCGACCACCATCGCACCGGACACCGCGCGCCGGATCGCACCCGCCGACTGCCTGACCTTGTCGGGGTTTCGGCCAAGCAGATGGACGGTCGCGTCGAGTTCGGCGAACGAGCGGGCGATGGCCTCGCCTATCCCTGCCGTCGCACCGGTGACGACAACGCGCTTTCCGGCCATCGCCTTTGGCCGCGGGTCTGCCGGCCACCATGTCCGCCGCAAACGTGAACCGATCTTGGTGTAGCCGAGTACGACGGAGCGGTCCAGCGCGTTGTCGAGAAGCCCGGTGAATCTCACCCTGAGCTAGTTATCCAACATGCGAAGTGCGCAAACGTCGGTCACACCTGGGCGACGTGTTCGTCGATCGGCGCCAGCACATCGATGACGTCGATCAATGTTGCGCGGGCGGTCGCGCGGGGGCCGTCACCGTCGCCCACCAGCGCGGCGACCACCGCGCCGTCGACCGCACACACCAACGCCGTGAGCAGCTCCACGCGCACCGACCGTCCGGACCGCTCGACGACCTCGACGACGGCGTCGGTGCGCTGCTGCAGGATGCGCCGTTCGATATCGCGCAGCCCCGGCTGGCGAGCGCACGCGATGTAGCGCTCGTATCGGGAGATCAACTGTTCGGTGACCCGCAGTCCGTTGGCCTCCCCGACGAGAAGGTCGACCAAGATGTCGGCCGTCGACTCCGCGCCACGGCGCCGCCGCGACAGGGTCGACACCCGCACCTGAAGCTGCTCGGCCTCGCGCGCGCCCGCGTACTCGACTGCCTTGGCGATCAAGTCCTCGAGCGAGGAAAAGTAGTACGTCGTCGATGCCAAAGGCAGCCCGGCGCGACGGGCCACCGCCCGGTGCCGCACTGCGTCGAACCCACCTTCACACAGCAGGTCGGCAGCAGCGCTGACCAGCGCGTAGCGCCTTCTCTCCCCCTTCGGAGTGACCGCTGCTGTCACGTAAAGCATGCTGCCAGTCTCCAGGGCATGGCATCGGGCTTTCGGCCAATCATCAGGCTTTACTCAGGGAAGTCCGCACTTCTGCTCACCGCCGAGCCGATGGCATGATGGCCGCCATGCCCGAACTGAGTCGACGCGCCCTTCTGCGCCTCGGTGTCGGCGCGGCGGCCGGGGCGGCGGCGCTGCGCCTGTCCTCACCTGCGACCGCAGCCCCCGCCCCGACGTACGTTGACGGCTCGTTCGTCTCGGCGGCGCGCGGCGGCGTCTCGACCAATTGGGCGATCGCGCGTCCGCCGGGACAGACCGCCCCGTTGCGTCCGATCATCGCGCTGCATGGCAAGGGACAGGACGCCGCGGGTGTGATGGCCGGCGGTGTCGAAAACGGACTGGCGCAAGCCGTCGACGCGGGCATCCCACCGGTCGCCGTGGTCGCGGTCGATGGCGGCGGTAGTTACTGGCACAAGCGCACCTCCGGTGAGGACTCCGGCGCGATGGTGCTCGACGAACTCATCCCGATGCTCGGCGAGCAGGGTCTCGACACATCACGCGTGGCATTCATGGGATGGTCGATGGGCGGTTACGGCGCACTGCTGCTCGGCGCGCGCCTGGGGGCGGCGCGCACCGCGGCGATCACCGCCGTCAGCCCCGCGTTGTGGACATCCTCGGGTGCCACTGCGCCGGGTGCGTTCGACGGCGCCGACGACTACGAGGCCAACAGCGTGTGGGGCCTGCCTGCGCTCAACTCGATTCCGATCCGGATCGACTGCGGCGACAGCGATCCCTTCTACTCGGCGACGAAGCAGTTCGTCGCCCAGTTGGCCAACCCGCCCGCGGGCGGCTTCTCCCCCGGCGGCCATGACGGCGCCTACTGGAGCTCGCAGTTGCCCGGCGAGGTGGCGTGGATGGCGCCGCTGCTCGTCGCCTGATCTAGACCGAGACGCGGCCCTCAGCCGCGGCCAACCCGATATCGCCACGAAAGTGGCTGCCCGGCAAGCGAATCGACTTGATCAGCGCATAGGCGGCGTCGCGCGCCGCAGATAGGTCGTCCGCGGTGCCGACCACGGACAGCACCCGGCCGCCCGACGACACGATAGCGCCGTCGTCTCGGCGCGTGGTGCCCGCGTGCAGCACCCCGTCGGCTTCCGATCCGGTGATGACATCACCGACCCGCGGCCGGCCGGGGTAGTTCTCGGCGGCCAGCACGACCGTCACCGAGGCGCCACCGCGCCACGCCAGCTGCGACTGCTCGGCGAGCTTCCCGGTCGCCGCGGCGTACAGCAGCTGGCCCAGCGGCGTCTCCAGCAGTGCCAGCACTGCCTGGGTCTCCGGATCGCCGAAGCGGCAGTTGAATTCGACGACGGCGGGCCCGCGCGACGTGAGCGCCAGCCCGGCGTAGAGCAGGCCCGAAAAGCCACTGCCGCGCTTGACGAGTTCGGCGGCAACGGGTTTGACGATGTCATCGACGATCGCGGTGACCACACCGCCGGGCAGCCACGGTAGCGGCGCGTACGCCCCCATGCCGCCGGTGTTCGGTCCGGTGTCGCCGTCGCCGACACGCTTGAAGTCCTGGGCGGGCAGCAGGGGCACGACGGTTTCGCCGTCGACGACACAGAACAGCGAAACCTCGGGACCGTCGAGGAACGACTCGAGCAGCACCGGGTGTCCGGAGTCGAGCAGACTGGCGGCATGTGCCCGCGCCGCATCGCGGTCGGCGGTCACCACGACACCCTTGCCCGCGGCCAGACCGTCATCCTTGACGACCCACGACGGGTCGCCGGCGGCCGGGCCGAATCGGTCCAGCGCCGCGTCGAGGTTGGCGGGGTTGTCGACAATCTCACTGGTCGCGGTGCGCACCCCCGCGGCGGCCATCACGTCCTTGGCGAACGATTTCGAGCCCTCGATGCGAGCGGCGTCCTTCGTGGGCCCGAAGCAGGCGATGCCTGCGCTGCGTACCGCGTCGGCCACACCGAGCACGAGCGGCACCTCGGGGCCGACCACCACCAGGTCGGAGCCGATGCGCTGGGCGAGCTGGACGACGGCCTCGCCGGAGGTGATGTCGACGTCGTACTGGTCGGCGATGATCGCGGTGCCGGCGTTCCCGGGCGCCACCGCAAGCTCCTCGACCTCGGGGTCTCGGCGAAGTGCGAGCAGCAACGCATGTTCACGGGCACCGGATCCGATTACCAGGACGCGCACAACCGCACACCTTAGTGCCTCTCGCGGTGCAGCCCCCGATCGTCTCGGCCATACACTTGACTTAGCAGTGTATGGTCAGAGTATGACGCAGAGCACATGCCCCTTTGGAGCGGGCTTCGACTTCACCGACCCCGATCTGCTCTTGAAGGGCATCCCCGTCAACGAATTCGCCGAACTGCGCAGGACCTCGCCGGTGTGGTGGAACGACCAGCAGGAGTCGATTTTCGATGACGGTGGCTACTGGGTGATCACCCGTCACAAGGACATCAAAGCGATCTCCCGTAACGGCGAGCTGTGGTCCACGAACCGCAAGGGCGCGGTGATGCGGCTGCCCGACGGCGTCACCAGCGAGCAACTCGACCTGACCAAGGCGCTGCTCATCAACCACGACGCTCCCGAGCACACCCGGCTGCGCAAGATCGTGTCGCGGCTGTTCACCCCGCGCGCGGTCGCCGCGCTCGAGGAGAAGCTCGCCGTTGCCGCACATGAGATCGTCCGCGCGGCGAAAGAGAAGGGCACCGGGGACTTCGTCGACGACATCGCGATGAGCCTCCCGCTGCTGGCGATCGCCGACCTGATCGGCGTGCCCGAGGCTGACCGCGAGAAGCTGTTCCACTGGACCAACTCGATCATGAACACCGACGATCCGGACTTCGACTCCGATCCGACGACCGCCAACGCCGAGCTGATGGGTTACGCCTACAACATGGCCGAGGAGCGGCGCCGTTGCCCGGCCGACGATATCGTCACCCGTCTGATCGAGGCCGATATCGATGGCGAATCGCTCGGCGACGTCGAGTTCGCGTTCTTCGTCATCCTGCTGGCCGTCGCGGGCAACGAGACCACCCGCAACGCCATGACGCACGGCATCAATGCCTTCTTCGAGAACCCCGACCAATGGGAGCTGTTCAAGCGGGAGCGGCCAGAAACGACGGTCGACGAGATCATCCGCTGGGCCACGCCCGTGCACTGCTTCCAGCGAACTGCGTTGGCTGACAACGAGATCGGCGGCGTGACGATCCGCGAGGGGCAGCGCGTCGGCCTGTTCTACAGTTCGGCCAACTTCGACGAAGATGTCTTCGAGAACCCCTTCGAATTCAACATTCTGCGCAACCCGAACCCGCATCTGGCCTTTGGCGGCAACGGTGCGCATTTCTGTATCGGCGCCAACCTGGCGCGCATGGAGATCAAGCTGATCTTCGACGAGATCGCCGATCAGATTCCGAACATCGCGAAACTGGATGAACCCCAACGGCTTAGGTCGGGTTGGATCAACGGGGTCAAGGCGCTGCCCGTCTCGTTCTGAGGCGCAGTACTATACGCAGGATGCGTACCCACGGCTGGTCCGGATCGGCACCCGCCACCGACGAGGAGGCCATCAGCCGCATCCTCGAGGCGGCGAGCAGGGCAATCGACGAGCGTGGTGCCGATTTCTCGATCAGCGACGTGGCCCGCACGCTTGGCGTCACCCGCCAGACGGTGTACCGCTACTTTCCCAGCACTGACGCGCTGCTGATCGCTGCCGCCGTCCACGCGGCAAGTGGCTTCCTCGACCGGCTGGCAGCACATCTGCGGGGGATCACCGATCCGGCCGACGCCATCGCCGAGGCCGTCGCAACAGCGCTCGAATGGTTACCCGAGGACAAGCACATCGGCCTGCTCATCATGCCCGGCCAGCCCAGCCGCCACACCGAGTCGGTGACGTCCGACGTCGCGATGGATTTCGGCCATTCGTTGGTACGCAGATTCGACGTCGACTGGACGGGCCTCGGTTACACCGACGCTGATCTCGCCGAACTGGTCGAGCATCTGCTGCGGATCATCCAGTCGTTCGTGATCGACCCGGGCAGACCGCCACGCCGGGGCACCGAGCTGCGGGACTACCTGCGCCGGTGGGTTGGTGGCGCTATACAACCGTCAACGGAAGCGACTTTCGCTCTTCGAACTCCCACGACGCACCACCGCTGAACTTGCACACGGACACCTCGGGCAGTTCCTTTGCTGCGGTGTCCGTTTCGATCACCCGCACGGTCCAATCGGACTCGGTGCCCGACACCTCGGCGCGCAAGTGGGGATCGACCGCCTGGACGATCGCCTGCAACGGCAGGTCTGCGACGGGCGAGACCAGCGAGATCCACGAACCGTCCTCGTATGCCGGTGAGCGCCGCACGTGGACGAAGTCTGGGTCGACGTCGGCGTACACGTAGGCCGCCGGATTCAGCAGTGGATGCAACTCGAGCACCCGCAGTGCGCCCTTGACATCCTTGGAGATCTTCAGTGCCTTGTGGATTCGCTCAGCGGCCACTCCGGCGATACCGATCAGCTGTTTGGTGCGGATCGATCGCGCCAGCGCCGCATCGTCCTTATCACGCTTCTCGACCGCGATCGTGAATGACTTCACCAGCAGGTGCATCTGCAGGCAAACCTCGTCGGCGATCCGGACCAGCGCCGACTTCGAGAACGCCCCGAAGTCGACATCGGCGAGCAAATTACCCGAATAGTCCGCCATGCCTTCGTCGTTCGGGTCGATGGGCGCGAGCTCAGTGTGGTGGGCGCGAGTGGCACCGACGATGTCCATCGCCGGGATGAACGGAACCTCTGGGTAGGACTCGTCGATGATCACCGTCCACCGACAGTGCGGATGCTGGTCCGACGGTACCCTCGGCGGCCGGTGAATCGGCCGAACCTGAGCCTTGCGGTTGGTGGCCAGGGCCGTCGCGTCGAACGTCGGGTCCTCGATGTCGTGGCACATGCCCTTGACGTATTCCTCGCCCATCGGCTCGACATCGAGAAGGGCGCCACAGTGATTGAGGTAGAACTCACCGTGCCAGCGGTCGTGCACGACGTAACGGAAATCCATGAACTGCGGCGGCGCACCGATGTCGAGTTGCAGGCCCTTGAAGAGGGTGAAGATGTCGACGCCCTCGTAGTTCAGCGCCTTCTGCATCCGCTTGGTGTAGAGCGGGCTGGACGCGGCCCACTCCTCGATGGCGATCTGCAGCATCTCCTCGCGCCCCCACGCGCTGATGCAGTGCGCCATTCCGGAGCGGTCGATGAGCTGACCGATCAACAACAGCTCCGGCACCAGGGTGGCCAGCTCCTCGCGCGACAGCGCGGCATACCTACTCATCATGGACCGAGCCCCCTGAATGCATTCGGACCGCCGCGTTGACGTTGCCCTTCTTGTCTTCACCCTTGCCCCGTTCGGCGGCCTTTTTACGCTGCTTGATCACCTTGGAGACGACCCCGTCGAGCTTGGAACCCAACGGGAAACCGAGGTAGTGAGTCAGGAAGATCGCCATCTCTTTGAGTTCGGTCTCGGTGATCTCACCGTTGGCCAGCGCAGCGTTGGCCTGGATCTCGGCGAGGTCGGCGTTTCCGACAGCGGTGACCACGGTGAGCGTCATCAACCGCTTGTCGCGCATTGACAGACCTGGTCGCGTCCAGATGCTGCCGAAGAGATGGTCGACGGTGAGGTCGAAAAAGGGATCGCCCTCGATGTTGGGCATCTCCCAGCCATAGACCTCGTTCATCTTGTCGAGGCCCTTGCGGCGCTGTTCGTCCATCGATCACTCCTTCGCGGTCGAACTCGTGTGCGGCACACCAAGTCCGGCGGCCAAATCTCGCAAAGCTATCTCGGCCAGAGGCAGTTCCACACCGTTGGCCTCACCGAGTCCGAGTGCCAACTTCAGATCCTTCTCGGCCAGACCGCGCGTGTGCACGAACATGTCGTACAGGAAGTGATCCGGTGCAAGCGGTTTGGTGTCGTCACGGAACATGATCGCTCCGGGGCCGCCGCTCTGGGCGTCGCTGTGACGCACCACTTTGCCGAGCTTCTGGAGGTCGATGCCCGCCGCCTCCGCAAGTCGCTGTGCCTCACAGGCCGCGGTGAACCCGATGAATGTCAGCATGTTGCGGGCAATCTTCATCCTGGTGCCCGCGCCTGGCTCGCCGGCGCGCACGACCATCGACGCCCACATCTTGAACACCGGCTTGACCATCTCGTAGGCCTCGTCGTCGGCGCCGACCATGACGGCCAGCTCACCCTTGTCAGCCGCACCTGCTCCCCCGCTGACCGGGGCGTCGACAATATGAATTCCCTTGGGGCGCAGCTGGTCGGCCAAATCAGAGGCGGTATCGGGTTCGATCGTCGAATGAATCGCGATGACGGTGCCGGGCTTGGCGTGCTCACCCAATTGCCCCACGACGTCGCGCACCTGCTGGTCGTTGAGCACCGTGACGCTGATGACGTCGGCATCGGCTACGTCGGCGATGCTGTCGGCGAGGCTCGCGCCGAGTTCCGCCAACGGTGTCATCGCCTCGGTGCGCACATCGAAGACCACGACGCCGCCGGGCCAGTCTACGAGGCGTTTCGCCATCGGAGCGCCCTGGTTGCCGAGGCCGATGTAGCCGAGCTTGACGTCCTCGCTCATCGAATGATCTGTCCGCCGTCGACGTTGAAGATCTGACCGGTGACCCACTTCGCCTGGTCGGACAGCAGGAACAGGCACATGCCGGTCAGATCGTCCACCTCGCCCATGCGCGACAGCGGGATGTTCTTGACGATGTCGGCGACCATTTCCTGCGGCGTGGTGGTGCGATTGGCCTCGGTATCGATGGGGCCGGGCGCGATGGCGTTGACGCGAATGTTCTGCCCACCGAGTTCGGTCGCGAGCTGCTGGGTGAGGCCGTTGATGCCGACCTTGGCCAAGCCGTAGAAGTTCGAGTAAAGCCATGCTGCCGTGGAGGATTGGTTGACGATCGCGCCCCCGCCGCGCTTGGCCATCTTGCGGTACACCGCGCGGGTACACACCAGCGCACCGTCGAGGTTCACGCTCATGAACTTCTTGTAATAGTCCCAGTCGACGGTGATGAGGAAGTCGAGCTTCATGCCGCCGAAGATCGCAGCGTTGTTGACCAAGTAGTCGATGCCCTCGAACTCGGCGAGTGTCTGCGCGGCCATCTCCTTGGCGGAGTCCGGATCCGAGACATCGACGCGGACGGCGAGCGCGTTGCCGCCCTCACCCTTGATGCCGTCGGCGACCTTCTGCGCACCCTCGACGTTGATGTCGGCGACCACCACAGCCGCACCCTCACGGGCCAGCGCTTCGGCGTATGCCTGCCCGATACCGCCGCCGGCACCGGTGACGATCGCGACCTTCTCCTTGAACTGATCTCCGTAGAGTCCCACCTATGTCTCCTTAGTTCGCAGCTGTGGCAATGGCTTTGATTTCGAGGTACTCCTCGAAGCCGGCGAGCCCCATTTCACGGCCGAGGCCGGATTGCTTGTATCCGCCGAACGGCATGTCGGCGGAGTACCAGACACCGCCATTGACGTTGACCGTGCCGACCCGCAACCGTGCAGCGATGCCCGCCGCACGTTCCTCGTCCGCGGAGAACACCGTGCCCGACAGCCCGTAGGGCGAATCGTTGGCGATGCGCACGGCGTCGTCGTCGCCGTCATGGGCGATGACGGTGAGCACCGGCCCGAAGATCTCCTCGCGCGCTACCTTGGCGTTGTTGTCCAGACCCGCGATGACCGTGGGCTCGATGAAGAACCCCGTGTCGCGATCGGCGGGACGTCCACCGCCACAGGCGAATTTGCCACCCTCGGCAGTGGCCGAGTCGAGATAGCCCTGAATACGATCGCGCTGACGTTCCGAGATGACCGG
The sequence above is drawn from the Mycobacterium gallinarum genome and encodes:
- the purD gene encoding phosphoribosylamine--glycine ligase, with translation MRVLVIGSGAREHALLLALRRDPEVEELAVAPGNAGTAIIADQYDVDITSGEAVVQLAQRIGSDLVVVGPEVPLVLGVADAVRSAGIACFGPTKDAARIEGSKSFAKDVMAAAGVRTATSEIVDNPANLDAALDRFGPAAGDPSWVVKDDGLAAGKGVVVTADRDAARAHAASLLDSGHPVLLESFLDGPEVSLFCVVDGETVVPLLPAQDFKRVGDGDTGPNTGGMGAYAPLPWLPGGVVTAIVDDIVKPVAAELVKRGSGFSGLLYAGLALTSRGPAVVEFNCRFGDPETQAVLALLETPLGQLLYAAATGKLAEQSQLAWRGGASVTVVLAAENYPGRPRVGDVITGSEADGVLHAGTTRRDDGAIVSSGGRVLSVVGTADDLSAARDAAYALIKSIRLPGSHFRGDIGLAAAEGRVSV
- a CDS encoding cytochrome P450; the protein is MTQSTCPFGAGFDFTDPDLLLKGIPVNEFAELRRTSPVWWNDQQESIFDDGGYWVITRHKDIKAISRNGELWSTNRKGAVMRLPDGVTSEQLDLTKALLINHDAPEHTRLRKIVSRLFTPRAVAALEEKLAVAAHEIVRAAKEKGTGDFVDDIAMSLPLLAIADLIGVPEADREKLFHWTNSIMNTDDPDFDSDPTTANAELMGYAYNMAEERRRCPADDIVTRLIEADIDGESLGDVEFAFFVILLAVAGNETTRNAMTHGINAFFENPDQWELFKRERPETTVDEIIRWATPVHCFQRTALADNEIGGVTIREGQRVGLFYSSANFDEDVFENPFEFNILRNPNPHLAFGGNGAHFCIGANLARMEIKLIFDEIADQIPNIAKLDEPQRLRSGWINGVKALPVSF
- a CDS encoding TetR/AcrR family transcriptional regulator, whose protein sequence is MRTHGWSGSAPATDEEAISRILEAASRAIDERGADFSISDVARTLGVTRQTVYRYFPSTDALLIAAAVHAASGFLDRLAAHLRGITDPADAIAEAVATALEWLPEDKHIGLLIMPGQPSRHTESVTSDVAMDFGHSLVRRFDVDWTGLGYTDADLAELVEHLLRIIQSFVIDPGRPPRRGTELRDYLRRWVGGAIQPSTEATFALRTPTTHHR
- a CDS encoding carboxymuconolactone decarboxylase family protein, giving the protein MDEQRRKGLDKMNEVYGWEMPNIEGDPFFDLTVDHLFGSIWTRPGLSMRDKRLMTLTVVTAVGNADLAEIQANAALANGEITETELKEMAIFLTHYLGFPLGSKLDGVVSKVIKQRKKAAERGKGEDKKGNVNAAVRMHSGGSVHDE
- a CDS encoding NAD(P)-dependent oxidoreductase encodes the protein MSEDVKLGYIGLGNQGAPMAKRLVDWPGGVVVFDVRTEAMTPLAELGASLADSIADVADADVISVTVLNDQQVRDVVGQLGEHAKPGTVIAIHSTIEPDTASDLADQLRPKGIHIVDAPVSGGAGAADKGELAVMVGADDEAYEMVKPVFKMWASMVVRAGEPGAGTRMKIARNMLTFIGFTAACEAQRLAEAAGIDLQKLGKVVRHSDAQSGGPGAIMFRDDTKPLAPDHFLYDMFVHTRGLAEKDLKLALGLGEANGVELPLAEIALRDLAAGLGVPHTSSTAKE
- a CDS encoding SDR family oxidoreductase; protein product: MGLYGDQFKEKVAIVTGAGGGIGQAYAEALAREGAAVVVADINVEGAQKVADGIKGEGGNALAVRVDVSDPDSAKEMAAQTLAEFEGIDYLVNNAAIFGGMKLDFLITVDWDYYKKFMSVNLDGALVCTRAVYRKMAKRGGGAIVNQSSTAAWLYSNFYGLAKVGINGLTQQLATELGGQNIRVNAIAPGPIDTEANRTTTPQEMVADIVKNIPLSRMGEVDDLTGMCLFLLSDQAKWVTGQIFNVDGGQIIR